From a single Capsicum annuum cultivar UCD-10X-F1 chromosome 12, UCD10Xv1.1, whole genome shotgun sequence genomic region:
- the LOC107849572 gene encoding G2/mitotic-specific cyclin C13-1, with protein MADQENSVRVTRLAKKRAAEAMVQHLQQPNKKRVVLGELQDLSNVGVNQSKRITTKRKVKRCVVEKGKEVDVDDGKLDDDPQMCSAYAHDIFDYLSQMEIEKKRRPLPDYLEKVQKDVNANMRGVLVDWLVEVAEEYKLLPDTLYLTVSHIDRFLSLNLIPRQRLQLLGVSCMLIAAKYEEIKPPHVKDFCYITANTYMKKDVVKMEASVLQSLKFEMGTPTTKTFLRRLARVAQEDSKNPDLQLEFLGYYLAELSLLDYNCVRFLPSLVAAAVIFLSRFTLQPKSHPWSLALRHCSGYKAADLKECVLIIHDLQLSRRGATLVAVRDKYKLHKFKCVSTLFSPQEIPDSFFEDTT; from the exons ATGGCAGATCAAGAAAACAGTGTAAGAGTAACAAGGCTGGCCAAGAAAAGGGCAGCAGAAGCAATGGTGCAACACTTACAACAACCCAACAAGAAGAGAGTTGTATTGGGTGAACTTCAAGATTTATCCAATGTGGGTGTCAATCAAAGTAAACGGATTACTACTAAGAGGAAAGTGAAAAGATGTGTCGTTGAAAAAGGAAAGGAAGTTGATGTTGATGATGGTAAATTGGATGATGACCCACAGATGTGTAGCGCTTATGCTCATGATATTTTTGACTATCTTAGTCAAATGGAG ATTGAGAAAAAGAGAAGACCATTGCCTGATTACCTTGAGAAGGTTCAGAAGGATGTGAATGCAAATATGAGAGGGGTGTTGGTTGACTGGCTGGTGGAAGTTGCAGAGGAATACAAGCTTCTTCCGGACACATTATATCTTACCGTTTCTCACATTGACAGATTCTTATCACTGAATCTCATCCCTAGGCAAAGACTTCAGCTTTTGGGTGTTTCTTGTATGCTTATCGCTGC GAAGTATGAGGAAATCAAGCCTCCACATGTCAAGGATTTTTGTTACATTACAGCCAATACATATATGAAGAAAGATGTCGTGAAGATGGAAGCTAGTGTGCTACAATCACTCAAATTTGAAATGGGTACTCCCACAACCAAAACATTTCTCCG ACGATTAGCTAGAGTTGCTCAAGAAGATAGTAAA AACCCCGATTTGCAGTTAGAGTTTCTAGGCTACTACCTAGCTGAGTTAAGTTTATTGGATTACAACTGTGTGAGATTCTTGCCTTCTTTGGTTGCTGCTGCTGTGATATTCCTTTCAAGGTTCACATTACAACCAAAGTCACATCCTTGG AGTCTGGCCCTTCGACATTGCTCTGGATATAAAGCAGCAGATCTAAAGGAATGTGTTCTTATCATACATGATCTGCAATTAAGCAGAAGAGGAGCTACTTTGGTAGCTGTGAGGGACAAATACAAGCTGCATAAG TTCAAATGTGTTTCAACGTTGTTTTCTCCTCAAGAAATACCGGATTCTTTCTTTGAAGATACTACATAA
- the LOC107850738 gene encoding LOW QUALITY PROTEIN: leucine-rich repeat protein 1-like (The sequence of the model RefSeq protein was modified relative to this genomic sequence to represent the inferred CDS: inserted 1 base in 1 codon; substituted 1 base at 1 genomic stop codon) encodes MGLPLKSSELRDLGNTNISGSLRPALGXIKNLXYLELYSNNIEGKIPKELGNVENLVSMDLYGNKFEGNIPKSFAKLKSLRFLRLNDNKLIGSIPRELTTLPNLKVLDVSHNDLCGTIPVDGPFESFPMEGVCCWIQVG; translated from the exons ATGGGTTTGCCTTTGAAATCTTCAGAGCTGAG GGATTTGGGCAATACTAATATTTCTGGAAGTTTACGACCAGCGCTTG GAATCAAGAATCTATAGTActt GGAACTTTATAGTAACAACATTGAAGGTAAAATTCCAAAGGAATTGGGTAATGTGGAAAATCTTGTTAGCATGGACCTATATGGCAATAAATTTGAAGGCAACATTCCAAAATCTTTTGCTAAATTAAAGTCTCTTAGATTTTT GCGGTTAAATGACAACAAACTAATTGGTTCGATTCCAAGGGAACTTACAACCCTCCCCAACCTTAAAGTACT TGATGTTTCTCACAACGATCTTTGTGGAACAATCCCTGTTGATGGGCCCTTCGAAAGCTTTCCTATGGAAGG GGTCTGCTGCTGGATTCAAGTTGGATAA
- the LOC107849687 gene encoding putative cyclin-A3-1 isoform X1 — MADQENSVRVTRLAKKRAAEAMVQHLQQPNKKRVVLAEIQDLSNVGINQLDEKVFDSEPLKPKCKQTTKRKVKRSKLDDDDPQMCPAYAHDIYDYLSKMEIEKKRRPLPDYLEKTQKDVNANMRGVLVDWLVEVAEEYKLLSDTLYLTVSYIDRFLSVNLIHRQRFQLLGVSSMLIAAKYEEIKPPNVEDFCYITDNTFTKKDVVKMEADVLHSLKFEMGNPTTKTFLRRFTRVAQEDYKNADTQLKFLGYYLAELSLLDYNCVKFLPSVVAAAVIFLSRFTLHPKSHPWSLALQRSSGYKAADLKDCVLIIHELQLSRRGSTLVAVRDKYKLHKFKCVSTLSSPMEIPDSFFEDTS, encoded by the exons ATGGCAGACCAAGAAAATAGTGTAAGGGTAACAAGGCTGGCCAAGAAAAGAGCAGCAGAAGCAATGGTACAACACTTACAACAACCCAACAAGAAGAGAGTTGTACTGGCTGAAATTCAAGATTTGTCAAATGTTGGTATTAATCAGCTTGATGAGAAGGTATTTGATTCTGAGCCATTGAAACCCAAATGTAAACAGACTACTAAGAGGAAGGTGAAAAGATCTAAATTGGATGATGATGACCCACAGATGTGCCCTGCTTATGCTCATGATATCTATGACTATCTGAGTAAAATGGAG ATTGAGAAAAAGAGGAGGCCATTGCCTGATTACCTTGAGAAAACTCAGAAGGATGTGAATGCAAATATGAGAGGGGTTTTGGTTGACTGGCTGGTGGAAGTTGCAGAGGAATACAAGCTTCTTTCGGACACATTGTATCTTACTGTTTCCTACATCGACAGATTCTTATCAGTGAATCTCATTCATAGACAAAGATTTCAGCTTTTGGGTGTTTCTTCTATGCTCATCGCTGC GAAGTACGAGGAAATTAAGCCTCCAAATGTTGAGGACTTTTGTTACATTACAGACAATACATTTACAAAGAAAGATGTGGTGAAAATGGAGGCTGATGTGCTACACTCCCTCAAATTTGAAATGGGTAATCCCACAACCAAAACATTTCTCAGAAGATTTACTAGGGTTGCCCAAGAAGATTACAAA AATGCTGATACACAGTTGAAGTTTCTAGGCTACTACCTAGCGGAGTTAAGTTTATTAGATTACAACTGTGTGAAATTCTTGCCTTCTGTGGTAGCTGCTGCTGTGATATTCCTGTCAAGGTTCACATTACACCCAAAGTCACATCCTTGG AGTCTGGCCCTTCAACGTTCCTCTGGATATAAAGCAGCAGATCTAAAGGATTGTGTTCTTATCATACATGAATTGCAATTAAGTAGAAGAGGAAGTACTTTGGTAGCTGTGAGGGACAAATACAAGCTACATAAG TTCAAATGTGTGTCAACATTGTCTTCTCCTATGGAAATACCGGATTCTTTCTTTGAAGATACAAGCTAA